From the Natronococcus sp. AD-5 genome, one window contains:
- a CDS encoding MaoC/PaaZ C-terminal domain-containing protein gives MSDRYVDELEPGETHSIGPRPVTRGEIVSFAERDDPQRMHVDEDAARESQFGTLIASGWHTGSISMRLVVDALFADVAVVGALGVDELRWTNPVTPGDELRESVSVTEKERWSDRNGLVGFDIETRNQNDETVVTRTDLVLVERARP, from the coding sequence ATGTCGGATCGATACGTCGACGAGCTGGAGCCGGGCGAAACGCATTCGATCGGCCCGCGACCCGTCACGAGGGGCGAAATCGTCTCCTTTGCGGAACGGGACGATCCCCAGCGAATGCACGTCGACGAGGACGCCGCGCGAGAGTCTCAGTTCGGAACGCTCATCGCCAGCGGCTGGCACACCGGTTCGATAAGTATGCGGCTCGTCGTCGATGCGTTGTTCGCGGACGTCGCCGTGGTGGGCGCGCTCGGAGTCGACGAACTCCGGTGGACGAACCCGGTCACGCCCGGGGACGAACTCCGCGAATCCGTCAGCGTGACCGAGAAGGAGCGGTGGAGCGATCGAAACGGGCTCGTCGGCTTCGACATCGAAACGCGAAACCAGAACGACGAGACGGTCGTAACCCGGACCGATCTCGTCCTCGTCGAACGCGCTCGTCCGTAG
- a CDS encoding acyl-CoA dehydrogenase family protein: MIREFELDESHAAYRDEVGDFCHSEIEPHVEEYESDGEFPADLVRRVAENGLVGIPYPAEYGGAGLDFRSFAIASEELARAWKLIAGAVNVVSSLVGYPVYTYGEEWQREEWLEKACTGEWIAALGMTEPEAGSDAGSIRTSAERDSDEWVIDGHKVWMTNGSVADLMILVVRTDDGLSLVGVPEPWDRDGVELVRDIPCMEGEASVESEVTFDGVRVPAENLVGTSGKGLRYVLEGLDIGRIGTGAQGVGVAQAALDASRSFADEREQFGKPIREFQGVGFKLAEMAIEVEAARLLTLSAADKRDRGQRVTQAAAMAKAYATDVAMDAATEAVQIHGSRGYSTDYPVERYMRVAKGMQIYEGTNEINRQVITNRMYES, translated from the coding sequence ATGATACGCGAGTTCGAGTTGGACGAATCCCACGCAGCGTACCGGGACGAAGTCGGGGACTTCTGTCACTCCGAAATCGAGCCGCACGTCGAGGAATACGAGAGCGACGGCGAGTTTCCGGCGGACCTCGTTCGTCGGGTCGCCGAGAACGGCCTCGTGGGAATCCCGTATCCCGCCGAGTACGGTGGCGCCGGGCTGGACTTCCGATCGTTCGCGATCGCGAGCGAGGAACTCGCCCGGGCCTGGAAGCTCATCGCCGGAGCGGTGAACGTCGTCTCCTCGCTCGTCGGCTACCCCGTCTACACGTACGGCGAGGAGTGGCAACGCGAGGAGTGGCTCGAGAAGGCCTGTACGGGCGAGTGGATCGCCGCGCTCGGGATGACCGAGCCCGAGGCCGGAAGCGACGCGGGATCGATTCGGACGAGCGCCGAGCGGGACAGCGACGAGTGGGTGATCGACGGACACAAGGTGTGGATGACCAACGGCTCGGTCGCGGACCTGATGATCCTCGTCGTCAGAACGGACGACGGTCTCAGTCTCGTCGGCGTCCCGGAACCCTGGGATCGAGACGGGGTGGAGCTCGTTCGAGACATTCCGTGCATGGAGGGGGAGGCGTCGGTCGAGAGCGAGGTTACGTTCGACGGCGTTCGCGTCCCCGCCGAAAATCTCGTCGGGACGAGCGGGAAGGGGCTCCGGTACGTCCTCGAGGGCCTCGACATCGGACGCATCGGGACCGGCGCGCAGGGGGTCGGCGTCGCACAGGCTGCCCTGGACGCGAGCCGCTCGTTCGCCGACGAGCGAGAGCAGTTCGGCAAACCGATCAGGGAGTTTCAGGGAGTCGGCTTCAAACTCGCCGAGATGGCCATCGAGGTCGAAGCGGCCCGGTTGTTGACCCTGTCGGCCGCCGACAAACGCGACAGGGGGCAGCGAGTCACGCAGGCGGCCGCGATGGCCAAAGCCTACGCGACCGACGTCGCGATGGACGCCGCGACGGAAGCCGTCCAGATTCACGGCTCGCGGGGCTACTCCACGGACTATCCGGTCGAACGGTACATGCGAGTCGCGAAAGGGATGCAGATCTACGAGGGGACGAACGAGATCAATCGCCAGGTGATCACGAACCGGATGTACGAGTCCTGA
- a CDS encoding oxidoreductase, whose amino-acid sequence MNVNVIGGGPGGLYASLLLKKSNPDWDITLYERDPADNTYGWGIVFSDSTLSALREADYRTHQQITDRFIEWDPIDVHYDGEYIRCGGHRFAGMMRADLKDILRDRCDEVGVEMHFETDVDDPNALAAESELLVGADGARSITRETFSERFKPRITEGNAKFAWFGTAKPFDVFTFIFRENEDGLWRIHAYPGRKSTFIVECTEETWRNAGLDEKSEDDGLAYLEDLFADHLNGYDLESKLYGWRNFPIVKNRTWHHDDENVVLLGDAAHTAHFSIGSGTKMAMEDAIALYEGFEEHPEDEKAAIRWYEKERRPAVEALQKASRHSRRYFETVERYTNLEPQQFVFNMLTRSGRITYDELGIRDREYVDEFDRWYARRTNGTEAERAVATPPMHQPLSLRDVTVPNRAAFSPTPSSDATDGVPSERQLRRLSDLGSEGVGLVMTEPVSVSSIGRITPGTPGLYGEEHGDAWASAVEQTRKASDRTTLGIELVHAGQRGATKPRAYGLDRPLPDDDAWDLLSASATPYTSSSQIPKAMDADDMKRVRERFAYAVQLADQAGFDLLQLHFGHGYLLSSFLSPRTNERDDEYGGSLENRLRYPLDVFDAVRAVWPDEKPVSVKLPATDWAPDGYDLTDAFAAGARLEEHGCDLLTVVAGQTTANDRPKFDPDVLGNYCEQIRNEVNVPAMSTNYLTTSDDVNTQVGGATADLCQWYPEHVDVNSL is encoded by the coding sequence ATGAACGTTAACGTAATCGGCGGCGGACCCGGCGGACTGTACGCGAGTCTGCTCCTGAAGAAGTCGAATCCGGACTGGGATATCACGCTCTACGAGCGGGATCCCGCCGACAACACGTACGGATGGGGCATCGTCTTCTCGGACAGCACGCTGAGTGCGCTTCGGGAGGCGGACTACAGGACCCACCAGCAGATCACCGACCGGTTCATCGAGTGGGATCCGATCGACGTCCACTACGACGGCGAGTACATCAGGTGCGGCGGGCACAGGTTCGCCGGCATGATGCGCGCCGACCTCAAGGACATCCTTCGGGATCGGTGCGACGAAGTCGGCGTCGAGATGCATTTCGAGACGGACGTCGACGATCCGAACGCGCTCGCAGCGGAGTCGGAACTGCTCGTCGGAGCCGACGGCGCTCGGAGTATTACCCGAGAAACGTTCTCGGAGCGGTTCAAGCCTCGGATCACCGAAGGAAACGCGAAGTTCGCCTGGTTCGGCACGGCAAAACCGTTCGACGTCTTCACGTTCATCTTCCGCGAGAACGAGGACGGGCTCTGGCGGATCCACGCGTATCCGGGCCGCAAGAGCACGTTCATCGTCGAGTGTACCGAAGAAACGTGGCGAAACGCCGGACTCGACGAGAAGAGCGAGGACGATGGGCTCGCCTACCTCGAGGACCTGTTCGCCGACCACCTGAACGGCTACGACCTGGAGTCGAAACTGTACGGGTGGCGAAACTTCCCGATCGTCAAGAACCGGACGTGGCACCACGACGACGAGAACGTCGTGTTGCTCGGCGACGCCGCCCACACGGCGCACTTCTCGATCGGTTCCGGGACGAAGATGGCGATGGAGGACGCGATCGCCCTCTACGAGGGGTTCGAGGAACATCCCGAGGACGAGAAAGCGGCGATCCGATGGTACGAAAAGGAGCGTCGGCCCGCGGTCGAAGCGCTCCAGAAAGCCTCTCGACACAGCAGGAGGTACTTCGAGACCGTCGAGCGGTACACAAACCTCGAGCCGCAGCAGTTCGTGTTCAACATGTTGACCCGGAGCGGACGGATCACGTACGACGAACTCGGCATCCGCGACAGGGAGTACGTCGACGAGTTCGACCGCTGGTACGCACGGCGCACAAACGGGACCGAAGCCGAACGCGCCGTCGCCACACCGCCGATGCACCAGCCGCTTTCGCTTCGCGACGTGACGGTGCCGAACCGGGCGGCGTTTTCGCCGACGCCCAGTTCCGACGCGACCGACGGCGTTCCGTCGGAGCGGCAACTCCGGCGACTTTCCGACCTCGGTTCGGAAGGGGTCGGGCTCGTGATGACGGAACCGGTTTCCGTCTCGTCGATCGGACGGATCACGCCGGGAACACCCGGTCTCTACGGGGAGGAGCACGGAGACGCCTGGGCGAGTGCCGTCGAACAGACGCGGAAAGCGTCGGACCGGACGACGCTCGGTATCGAACTCGTCCACGCCGGTCAGCGAGGAGCGACGAAGCCGCGGGCGTACGGTCTCGACCGACCGCTCCCCGACGACGACGCGTGGGACCTGCTCTCGGCGTCGGCGACGCCGTACACCTCGAGCAGCCAGATCCCGAAGGCGATGGATGCGGACGATATGAAACGCGTCCGCGAACGGTTCGCGTACGCCGTGCAACTGGCCGATCAGGCGGGTTTCGACCTCCTCCAACTCCACTTCGGTCACGGATACCTGCTATCGAGTTTCCTCTCGCCGCGGACGAACGAGCGCGACGACGAGTACGGCGGTTCGCTCGAGAACCGACTTCGATACCCGCTCGACGTGTTCGACGCGGTTCGCGCGGTCTGGCCCGACGAGAAACCGGTGAGCGTGAAGTTACCGGCGACCGACTGGGCGCCCGACGGATACGATCTGACCGACGCGTTCGCCGCCGGTGCCCGACTCGAAGAGCACGGCTGCGACCTGCTGACGGTGGTCGCCGGACAGACGACGGCGAACGACCGTCCCAAATTCGACCCCGACGTCCTGGGGAACTACTGCGAGCAGATCCGCAACGAGGTGAACGTACCGGCCATGTCGACGAACTATCTCACGACGAGCGACGACGTCAACACGCAGGTCGGCGGGGCGACGGCGGATCTCTGTCAGTGGTACCCCGAACACGTCGACGTCAACTCGCTGTAG
- a CDS encoding LLM class flavin-dependent oxidoreductase, producing the protein MQVGIGIPNTLSNVDRELTVSWARKAEAGPFTSLGVFDRVVYDSFDPFQTLAVCAGATDEIHLSTSIVAGPLRSNAMLAKKAATLDVLSGGRLTLGLALGARKDDYEAVETEYRTRGRRFTKQLDELRSYWEGDEIGPDPVQDSGPELLVGGSSDPAFKRVGRFGDGYIHGGGPPRAFAKDAEKARAAWSEEGRPGDPTLWGHGYFALGGDEQAEKGREYLLDYYEFTGPFAERIADGLLTTPQEIVQFVRGYEEEGCDELLLFPTVADEEQYDRLAEVVGNEWAGE; encoded by the coding sequence ATGCAGGTCGGGATAGGGATACCTAACACCCTGTCGAACGTCGATCGAGAACTGACGGTGTCGTGGGCGAGAAAGGCCGAAGCGGGACCGTTCACCAGCCTCGGCGTCTTCGACAGGGTCGTGTACGATAGCTTCGACCCGTTTCAGACGCTCGCAGTCTGTGCCGGCGCGACCGACGAGATCCACCTCTCGACGTCGATCGTCGCCGGTCCGCTCCGAAGTAACGCGATGCTGGCGAAGAAAGCGGCGACCCTCGACGTCCTCTCGGGCGGCCGGCTGACCCTCGGCCTCGCGCTCGGTGCACGAAAGGACGACTACGAGGCCGTCGAAACGGAGTACCGGACCCGCGGTCGTCGGTTTACGAAGCAACTGGACGAACTCCGATCGTACTGGGAGGGCGACGAAATCGGTCCCGATCCGGTCCAGGATAGCGGACCGGAACTCCTCGTCGGCGGTTCGAGCGATCCGGCGTTCAAACGCGTCGGTCGATTCGGCGACGGGTACATCCACGGCGGCGGGCCGCCCCGCGCGTTCGCGAAAGACGCGGAGAAGGCTCGAGCGGCGTGGTCGGAGGAGGGTCGTCCCGGCGATCCGACGCTCTGGGGCCACGGCTACTTCGCGCTCGGCGGCGACGAACAGGCCGAGAAGGGGCGCGAGTACCTCCTCGATTACTACGAATTCACCGGCCCGTTCGCGGAACGCATCGCGGACGGACTGTTGACGACGCCACAAGAGATCGTCCAGTTCGTTCGCGGGTACGAGGAGGAGGGGTGTGACGAACTCCTGTTGTTCCCGACCGTGGCGGACGAGGAGCAGTACGACAGATTAGCCGAGGTCGTCGGCAACGAATGGGCTGGCGAGTAA
- a CDS encoding enoyl-CoA hydratase/isomerase family protein, producing MVNADFTVDDYAAYITVQRAEKLNAIDTSTKTEIIDRLRQYKDDEAVRVVVFQSDGDRAFCAGGDVREIPETDYSLKHFTDSWDELFATMRNLGLPTVAKVDGVALGGGFDWLLHTDFVVAASDAEVGQPEIDLGIVNHFSPPVLLDQVGVRKTMELLLTGETISGAEAAEIGLVTRSVPREELDEAVDSLVSTLVNKNPRVVEKIKDGIYTSLEMSPSAAKSHLEDVSLESARTDPDYREGVDAQLAGRDPEWTVK from the coding sequence ATGGTGAACGCAGATTTCACCGTGGATGATTACGCGGCGTACATCACGGTCCAGCGCGCGGAGAAGTTGAACGCGATCGATACGTCGACGAAAACCGAGATAATAGATCGGCTCCGGCAGTACAAGGACGACGAGGCGGTACGGGTCGTCGTCTTTCAGAGCGACGGCGATCGCGCCTTCTGTGCCGGCGGCGACGTCCGGGAGATCCCGGAGACGGACTACTCGCTCAAACACTTCACCGATAGCTGGGACGAACTGTTCGCTACCATGCGGAACCTGGGGCTGCCGACGGTGGCGAAAGTCGACGGCGTCGCCCTCGGCGGCGGATTCGACTGGCTCCTCCACACGGACTTCGTGGTCGCCGCCTCGGACGCCGAAGTCGGCCAACCGGAGATCGACCTCGGCATCGTGAACCACTTCTCGCCGCCGGTACTGTTGGACCAAGTAGGGGTCCGGAAGACGATGGAGTTGCTGTTGACCGGGGAGACGATTTCGGGCGCCGAAGCGGCGGAAATCGGTCTCGTGACGCGAAGCGTCCCTCGCGAGGAACTGGACGAAGCGGTCGATTCGCTCGTCAGTACGCTCGTAAACAAGAACCCGCGCGTCGTCGAGAAGATCAAGGACGGGATCTACACGAGTTTGGAGATGTCGCCGTCGGCCGCCAAATCTCACCTCGAGGACGTCTCCCTCGAGAGCGCGCGCACGGATCCCGACTACCGCGAGGGGGTCGACGCGCAGTTGGCGGGACGAGACCCCGAGTGGACGGTGAAGTAA
- a CDS encoding RidA family protein — MSKEIINPSGLAPPRGFNHGVLTSSDDILFLAGQDGADADETIVAPDDLVRQFEQVLENLRTVVREAGGTMDDIVKLNVFVADRDDYVENLDPLGEVFSSYFDEYPTMALFEVSAFFKEDALVEMEGFAAIDAE, encoded by the coding sequence ATGTCGAAAGAGATCATCAACCCCTCGGGACTCGCACCGCCGCGCGGCTTCAACCACGGAGTCCTCACCTCGAGCGACGATATCCTGTTTCTCGCCGGTCAGGACGGTGCCGACGCCGACGAGACCATCGTGGCTCCGGACGACCTCGTGAGACAGTTCGAACAAGTCCTCGAGAACCTTCGGACCGTCGTTCGAGAGGCCGGCGGGACGATGGACGATATCGTCAAGTTGAACGTTTTCGTCGCGGATCGAGACGACTACGTGGAGAACCTCGACCCGCTGGGCGAGGTCTTTTCGTCGTATTTCGACGAGTACCCGACGATGGCGCTCTTCGAAGTGAGTGCGTTTTTCAAAGAGGACGCCCTCGTCGAGATGGAAGGCTTCGCGGCGATCGATGCCGAGTAA
- a CDS encoding SDR family NAD(P)-dependent oxidoreductase: MTVEIDLSDRTAVVTGGTRGIGLAIAAALARAGADVVPTSRTDDDVRDAVEVVRERGGESIAVTTDVTDRSTVRRLFERTSEELGSLDIVVNNAGINPTAAMGRPEDADPAEFDAAIDVNLRGAFTCTHEAGEYLLNTDGGSVINIASISGVVGTPRQHSYVASKHGLVGLTKSLALDWAPDVRVNAIAPGYVSTDLTAGIEANEELHDSILADIPCDRFASPEEVADAALFLASDMATYVTGECLVVDGGWTAE, encoded by the coding sequence GTGACAGTCGAAATCGATCTTTCCGACCGCACCGCCGTCGTTACCGGCGGAACGAGAGGTATCGGACTGGCAATCGCGGCGGCGCTCGCGCGCGCCGGCGCCGACGTCGTTCCGACATCTCGGACCGACGACGACGTTCGCGACGCCGTCGAGGTCGTTCGAGAGCGGGGAGGCGAATCGATCGCCGTTACGACCGACGTGACCGATCGGTCGACCGTTCGGCGACTGTTCGAGCGAACGAGCGAGGAGCTCGGATCCCTCGACATCGTCGTCAACAACGCCGGTATCAACCCGACCGCCGCGATGGGTCGACCGGAAGACGCAGATCCCGCCGAGTTCGACGCCGCGATCGACGTGAATCTCCGCGGTGCGTTCACCTGCACGCACGAAGCGGGCGAGTATCTCCTGAACACCGATGGCGGAAGCGTGATCAATATCGCCAGCATCTCGGGCGTCGTCGGGACGCCTCGTCAACACTCCTACGTCGCGTCGAAGCACGGTCTGGTTGGGCTAACGAAGAGCCTGGCACTCGACTGGGCTCCCGACGTGCGGGTAAACGCGATCGCCCCGGGGTACGTCTCGACCGACCTGACTGCGGGGATCGAAGCGAACGAGGAACTTCACGACTCGATTCTCGCCGACATCCCCTGCGATCGGTTCGCGTCGCCCGAGGAGGTCGCAGACGCGGCGCTCTTCCTGGCGAGCGACATGGCGACGTACGTCACCGGCGAGTGTCTGGTCGTCGACGGCGGGTGGACTGCGGAGTGA
- a CDS encoding IclR family transcriptional regulator, translating to MSYKVKTASKLFMIIEAVQKLDEPTHTDLSNHLDLAKSTTHNYVDTLVESGYLVEDDGVYRLSLRFLDHGVHAKRTLPIARISPPILEQLAADTDEAVWLMVEERGYTVGLEKAMGERAVQTAGRIGRHTRFHYHAPGKALLSQMPESRVEELIDQQGLPRKTAHTITDYETLREELEEVRDRGVAFDVGEAIQGIRSVAAPVVSDGSLEGAIAVVGPENRLRDDYFRSELPNLVSGAANELELRLEYGIA from the coding sequence ATGAGCTACAAAGTAAAGACCGCATCCAAGTTGTTCATGATTATCGAAGCGGTCCAGAAATTGGACGAACCGACGCACACCGATCTCTCGAATCACCTCGATCTCGCAAAGAGCACGACGCACAATTACGTCGACACGCTGGTCGAGTCCGGATATCTCGTCGAAGACGACGGCGTGTATCGATTGAGTCTTCGATTTCTCGACCACGGGGTGCACGCGAAGCGAACCCTGCCGATCGCGCGGATTTCGCCCCCCATTCTCGAGCAACTGGCGGCGGATACGGACGAGGCCGTATGGCTAATGGTCGAGGAGCGGGGCTACACCGTCGGGCTCGAGAAAGCGATGGGGGAGCGGGCCGTGCAGACGGCCGGACGCATCGGACGGCACACGCGGTTTCACTATCACGCGCCGGGAAAGGCGCTCCTCTCCCAGATGCCGGAATCCAGGGTCGAGGAACTCATCGATCAGCAGGGACTCCCGCGAAAGACGGCGCACACGATCACGGATTACGAGACGCTCCGTGAGGAACTCGAGGAGGTCAGGGATCGCGGCGTCGCGTTCGACGTCGGCGAAGCCATTCAGGGCATCCGGAGCGTCGCCGCACCGGTCGTCAGTGACGGTTCGCTGGAGGGAGCCATCGCCGTCGTCGGGCCGGAAAACCGACTGCGGGACGATTACTTCCGCAGCGAACTTCCGAACCTCGTTTCCGGGGCGGCGAACGAACTCGAGCTTCGACTCGAGTACGGGATCGCCTGA
- a CDS encoding helix-turn-helix domain-containing protein — protein MIADVPLTTVARAFEVLETVRDLGGASVSELTAELELLKSTVHDYVTTLARLGYLTNADGEYDLGLTFLTHGQYAQDELALADRVQPPLEALAEETNEIV, from the coding sequence ATGATTGCCGACGTCCCGTTGACGACCGTCGCTCGAGCGTTCGAGGTGCTCGAAACCGTTCGCGACCTGGGCGGGGCCAGCGTGAGCGAGTTGACGGCCGAACTCGAGTTGCTGAAAAGCACGGTACACGATTACGTGACGACGCTCGCTCGCCTGGGATACCTGACGAACGCGGATGGCGAGTACGACCTCGGCCTCACGTTTCTCACGCACGGACAGTACGCGCAGGACGAACTCGCGCTCGCGGATCGCGTCCAGCCGCCCCTCGAGGCGCTCGCCGAGGAAACGAACGAGATCGTCTGA
- a CDS encoding IclR family transcriptional regulator codes for MVEERGKAVYAAKAAGTDAIQPYASIGTRSGLHTIAGGKAILAHLSDERVDRVVDERGLEAHTGRTITTRGELEEMGARVRDQGYALNWGENIEGWRAVASPVVLEGRLYGAIAVAGPENRFRGGYFEETLPELVAGTANEVRLQFRGSGLE; via the coding sequence ATCGTCGAAGAGCGCGGAAAGGCGGTCTATGCGGCGAAGGCGGCGGGAACGGACGCCATCCAACCGTACGCGTCGATCGGAACGCGCAGCGGCCTCCACACGATCGCGGGCGGGAAGGCGATCCTCGCGCACCTCTCGGACGAGCGCGTCGACCGGGTCGTCGACGAGCGCGGACTCGAGGCCCACACGGGGCGGACGATTACGACTCGCGGCGAACTCGAGGAGATGGGCGCTCGAGTGCGAGACCAAGGATACGCGCTGAACTGGGGTGAGAACATCGAGGGCTGGCGCGCCGTCGCGAGTCCGGTCGTCCTCGAGGGCCGGTTGTACGGCGCGATCGCCGTCGCCGGCCCCGAAAACCGATTCCGGGGCGGGTATTTCGAGGAGACGCTTCCCGAGTTAGTCGCCGGTACCGCCAACGAGGTCCGGTTACAGTTTCGCGGATCCGGCCTCGAGTGA
- a CDS encoding GntP family permease, with protein sequence MVFENPIVPFVTGILVVVLLLVRLKLPAFVGLVIAAMAIGLTTSELATGEVAAQTAEEFGSVMVSIGIPILMAAIIGKCLMDSGAADRIVRGFLSLTGEKRSEYALMGSSYVLSIPVFFDNVFYLLAPLGRTMKARTGVKFSLYVSVLASGALATHMLVPPTPGPLAMANELGVDLGLAILVGAAVALPTSMLGGIVYGRFLNSREEFPLREAMGSDPEDLKERTDRPTSELPGLLESSLPIVAPVVLIAANTIAGVLADAGYVAEEGALVTTTAFVGDPNFALTVAAMLAAYTYYRISMRGDRDLFNNELTEAIKSGGNIIAITAAGGTFGGMLAIAGVGEWIAGGLEELGLGLLFTGWAIAAVVRVAQGSGTVAILTGASIMAPLASGFDANPVYLMTAIGFGGMIAPWYNDSGFWVVSEVAGITQLETFKTYSAVCTVMSISGLILVFVLQLVAPLA encoded by the coding sequence ATGGTATTCGAAAATCCGATAGTTCCGTTCGTGACTGGCATCCTCGTCGTCGTGTTATTGCTGGTACGGCTCAAGTTACCGGCGTTCGTCGGACTGGTCATCGCCGCGATGGCGATCGGCCTGACGACATCGGAGTTGGCGACGGGAGAGGTGGCCGCACAGACGGCCGAGGAGTTCGGGAGCGTGATGGTCAGTATCGGTATTCCGATCCTGATGGCAGCGATCATCGGGAAATGTCTCATGGACAGCGGGGCAGCCGACCGGATCGTCCGCGGCTTCCTCTCGCTGACGGGCGAGAAACGGTCGGAGTACGCGCTGATGGGCAGTAGCTACGTGCTGTCGATTCCCGTGTTCTTCGACAACGTGTTCTACCTGCTCGCGCCGCTCGGCCGGACGATGAAGGCCCGAACGGGAGTGAAGTTCTCGCTGTACGTTTCGGTGCTGGCTTCGGGTGCGCTCGCGACGCACATGCTGGTGCCGCCGACGCCGGGTCCTCTGGCCATGGCGAACGAACTCGGCGTCGACCTCGGCCTCGCGATCCTCGTCGGCGCCGCGGTCGCGCTCCCGACGTCGATGCTCGGCGGAATCGTCTACGGACGCTTCCTGAACAGCCGCGAGGAGTTCCCCCTTCGAGAGGCGATGGGCTCCGATCCGGAGGACCTCAAGGAACGAACCGATCGCCCGACGTCGGAGCTTCCGGGACTGCTCGAGTCCTCGCTGCCGATCGTGGCGCCGGTCGTGCTGATCGCCGCCAACACCATCGCGGGCGTGCTCGCCGACGCGGGCTACGTCGCCGAGGAAGGTGCACTCGTCACGACGACTGCGTTTGTCGGCGATCCGAACTTCGCGCTCACCGTCGCGGCGATGCTCGCGGCGTACACCTACTACCGCATCTCCATGCGGGGCGATCGCGACCTCTTCAACAACGAGCTCACCGAGGCGATCAAGAGCGGCGGTAACATCATCGCGATCACCGCCGCGGGCGGAACCTTCGGGGGGATGCTCGCCATTGCGGGCGTCGGCGAGTGGATCGCCGGCGGTCTCGAGGAACTCGGTCTCGGGCTGCTGTTCACCGGCTGGGCGATCGCCGCGGTCGTCAGAGTCGCGCAGGGGTCCGGAACCGTCGCGATCCTCACCGGTGCGTCCATCATGGCCCCGCTGGCGTCCGGCTTCGACGCCAACCCCGTCTACCTGATGACGGCGATCGGCTTCGGCGGCATGATCGCTCCCTGGTACAACGACAGCGGGTTCTGGGTCGTCAGCGAAGTCGCCGGTATCACCCAGCTCGAGACGTTCAAGACCTACTCGGCGGTCTGTACCGTGATGTCGATCAGCGGTCTGATTCTGGTGTTCGTCCTGCAACTCGTCGCGCCGCTGGCGTGA